The Pogoniulus pusillus isolate bPogPus1 chromosome 21, bPogPus1.pri, whole genome shotgun sequence genomic interval ACCTCAGAGCTGGTCGGGGGCTGAGAGATGTAGAGCTAAACCAGCTCAAAGCTTCACCTGACAATGGAGATGCCATTCCTACTGCCGCAGCACCACTGGCTTGTTCCTTCTGCTGTCAGACACCTGGAGAGGCCACCTGAGGCCTCCTGCGTAAGGAGGCTTTGGGTTAGTCCACAAAGCCAGAAAGACATTTCAGGTACACGGTGCAGCTTGTACCCAAACACCCCAGCAGGCGCttgggggcagcaggcagctaggctggctggctgctgttggtctggacttttgggtggTTTGTAAGTGTCCATACTTGCTAAAACCAACCCAGAGCCCAGGAACCTCCAACGCCAGGCTCCTGTTGCCACTCCTGCAGCACGCTCAgcaagcctgcccagctccaccTGCTCTGGGAGCACTGGAAAAGGACTTTCAGTTCAAGCAAGCATCACCAGAGACACCCTTAGaacctgcctggagaggttaCTCCGAGGGGATGAGAGTCACGGCAGAAGACCTCTGCTGAAGCCGTTTCCCCCAAGAGCCACAGGGGTGCTCCTCGTGGCAGTGGAGCAGCAGAACCCGGCAGGGTCTCAGGGGCTGAGCACACCAGGACCtgggtggactgttcagtggataaggaactggatggatggatgcatgCATGCATTCAgagggcagcactcagcagctccgagttcagctggagagcagtgcccaGACCCTTCCACGATCCAGagtcagagcacacagcagcacaggttcGTACCGTGGAAAACACTGCATTGTTGTGAGTTCTCTGCAGCTCTTTATAGAAACCAATCCAAGCTCCCTCTGGGCAGCTCCATGCTGCAGCACCTGGGGAACACTTCCAGCAGGAGGCCAAGACACACGACCCTCCCAGTGGATTCATTTCTGCCTTCCTTCACCCATCTTTTCTTCTCTGTCCTGCTGGGCAACTGCAGCTGCGGTCCACATGGACAAACTGGAGGAGACcaaaaggcagctggcagcatggCCTATTTGGAGGCTGACAgaggcagggtggcagcagggctgcagtctGAGCTGTGGTTTgaggggttgggtttttctcaGTTACTGTGGCTTCACAGGTTGATCTGCATCCTCCAGGGGTTAACAAACGCCCCAAAGCACACAAACCCACACAGTTCCAGGCTGGTCTctccctttgcagagctgcacctGTTGAAGGGGGCTGCTACTAAATCTTGAGGTAGAATGGCTTCAGGCTATCAAGCAGTGGAGCCTGCAAGACCCTCACCACCACACAGACTCTACCTTGGTCAAAGCCATGCTCTTGCTGGTAAAGAGAAAACAGGTGTAGGAGAACAGGTTTTCACATTCCATCTTCTCTTCCCCCTAACCAGGCCACCTTTTCCTCTCACTTTCCATGCAACCTgaacagagaggcaggaggtctctcccaaccttctgtgacgctgtgactgagagaagctgaggcacagctgatgtgtgagcagcagccacagcttttcACATTTTTGACTGCAGGTAAAGCAATGCAGAACACCTGAGCTGTCCTCCTTGGGCCCACGCTGGCTCCATACCCCCTGTTGGTTACCTGacctgcagcactcagccctagataGACTCAGCTTGAAAAGAAGCATTCAAGTAATTGGGCAGCCAAAGGATGTCAGGGGATGAGTTCCCAGAACTGTGAGCCTCCTTTGAAAAGCAGTGTATGAAACCTTTGAGAGCAACTGTTAAATTCAGGTCCTGGCTGTTGGGCTGCAACCCAACCAAGACAAAATCTAACAGCTTAGCCCTCCACCTGGGTTTGAAGCTCAGGGTAACCTTGCTTCAGGCAAGGCTGGGCAGAACAAAGCCTGGCAAGTGCAGGGCACTTCAGTACAACAatctgctttgtgttttcaCACTGTTCCAGtttcttttccccccaaaaggagcccagctgcaggctctccTCTGACAGATAAGCATCCCTGatgcccagctgcaggctgaacaaagaATGCACCCTGGTGAGGAGGTCTAGAGCATGGCTCCGTGCCCCTCACATTTCCATCCTGCGTCATTCCCCATTCAAACACCTGAACAATGGAACTTTTACTCACTCTTTACCACGGCAGAGATCCAAGCATGGCTTGTAagcaagaggatgaggaaggaTCTCCCCCTCTAATTTGCCATTTCTGCAGAGGGAGATTTTTAAATAAGAAGTTACTTTGCCCTGTCCTCCCCTAGCcacccctgcctgcccagcatctGCTCAACGGCCAAGCATCCTGCCAGAGCTGATGTTGGCAGCACCTGAGCAGAAGACACTCCCAACACGTTTCAAACCAAGCAGCTAATTCAAGCATGCCGCAGCTCCTCGCTGCGGGCTCTTAGGTCTTCACATCTGGGTACAGATCTTTCACTGCAGGGACTCCAAAGTTCGTGTGCTTAAGCATAACACTGCAGACCCCCGGGGATCAGTGTCACCCCAGGACAGCTgactctgccctgcccaggtcacagtttcattttctgcaccagaggaggagcTGTCAGTTGCTCACATCTATCCCTACACAAAACCCTTACCAAAGGCAACACACAAGGGCAGCAGTATCTGTGCCAAGTGCTGAACTCTTCCTCAGCATCGACCCTCCCAAGAAAGTGTCCAGGAGGCAGCAGACATTCCACTTCCATTTGAAAATGACTTTGGAGTTTGGCTTCTAAGCTTGAATTCACCTCACAGAACTCCAGGGAATTTTCCATCTGCCTCCATGAATAATATCCCAGAGAGATTAATTAACATCCTCCTGTGTACTTGAGGGCATCACCTTTTTTAAGAGCCAAACTGAAAGCAACCTTTCAAGGTGTTCAAAGAGAAATCTCAAACTACTGTACATTCTGACAGGTCAGGGACACTGCTGCATCACCTACAGACACGGCAGCCTAGCATGGAgcacctgctctagctggaacACAGCAACTTTGATTGCAGGGCGTGCAGCACTCTTCATCtcactgaacaaccccaacgaCAGGGCAGTCGATGACTTTTGGCGGCACTCATGACAGCAAACCAAACGGCCTTCCTGCTGACTCCTAAGGCAGCACCAGCTCTCCAGAAGCTATCCTGCTTTCCCGTGAGCCACACGAAAGAGcgagggcagcagagcactcCCCCCCGCGCTGCAGCTCCAGGTTACCTTCTCAGCGATGCTGTACAAAACCTCGTCCATTTTCATGCAGGTTGGGTCCCAGTCGTGCCCGAAGCGGATGACCACGACTCGGTCCTCTTCCGAGAGGATGGCCTGGTCCACCTGCCAGCCATTGTGCAAGTGCGGCAGCATATACGACATCCTGAGCGGACAGCGTTGGGCCTGCGGGGCGACAGCCACCCGCGGAGAGCTGACAGCTCGGCCTGCCTCTGCCGGGCGCCGCCGGCCCCGCACAGCCCGAGCCGGCGCCGAGCAGTCGCAGCCGCAGCGGTGCCGGTGCCGCCGGTGCCGCAGGTGCCGCCGGTGCCGCCGGTGCAACTTCCCTCTACCCCACCCCGCCCCACTCGGTCCCCACCGCACCCCTGCGGGTCCTTCCCTCGGCCACACACAGCGCGGACGCCACGGCGGGAACGGACCTGACGCAGCACGCACGGGCGTAACCGGCGGGCGCACTTCCGGGGCGGGGCTTGTCGGGGGGCGGGTTGGCGAGGGCAGGAGGCGGGGCCGGGGCAGGAGGCGGGGCCGGAGCAGGAGGCGGGGCCGGGGCAGGAGGCGGGGCCGGAGCAGGAGGCGGGGCCGGGGTAGGAGGCGGAACCGGGGCGGGGCAGGAGGCGGGGCCGGGGCAGGAGGCGGGACCGGGGCAGGAGACGGGGCCTGGGGGCAGGAGACGGGACCGGGGCAGGAGGCGGGGCCTGGGGGTAGGAGGCGGGGCCGGGGCAGGAGACGGGACCGGGGCAGGAGGCGGGGCCTGGGGGCAGGAGACGGGACCGGGGCAGGAGGCGGGACCGGGGCGGGACAGGAGGCGGGGGCGGGACAGgaggcggggccggggccggggagAAGGTCGGGGCCGGGGTCGGTTGTGCTCCCGGCAGCGCCTTCTGGCAGCGGCTGTTAGCTGTCGGCTCTCCAGCGGCGGCAGGAAGGGGCTGTGCGCGGAACAGCGTCAGAGGGGAAGCAGCCTCGGGCCGGCCTCGGTCGGTGCGCAGGTGGCTCCCTCCACAGAGGAGCCCGCGGGAGGAGgtcagtgtgggcagcaacaGCGCCGTGAACGcgccaggcttggggcagggtggctggaaactTGCTGGCGgacaaaaggacctggggtgctggttgacagcagctggtGATGAGCCggggtgtgcccaggtagccaagaaggccaccagcaccctggtctggatcagcagtggtgtggccagcaggaccagggtgtTCCACTCTTCTAGGCACACCCTGGATCCCGGGCTCAGCTTTTGGCTCCTCCAAGAAGGacgctgaggtgctggagcaggtccagagaggggtAGTGAAGCTGGTGCAGGGTTGGCAATACTGCAGAGAACTGCAGTCAAAACCCAGACTCTTCACCTCCTCCACAGCTGTTACAGTTAGCAcactggacaaggctctggtaCCTGAGGAATGTTCCGGAGCAAAGCATTCAGGCTGTTGAAGCCCTTAGTGCCTTGCCAGTGTATTCATCCAGCTGTTGCTTCTCGTGGCCGCTGCTGTCACAGAGGTGTGGACTGCAGACAGAGGTATCAGAGCCCAGTTACTGCTGCACGGCGAAGTGTaagtgctgctggcaccaaggTTGGTATCTGGAGAGCTCTCTCCCCTGTGAGGCTCCTTTAGGTGTTTTTAGATCACCGCTACCCACGGTATGTGTTCAGACTGTGCCTGCACGGGCCAGGCCCCCAGTTCCTGAACCCAGGCTGCAGTCTGCTGCTGGTCCAGGTGCACACAAGCACACTTGAGGTGGTGGTGGGCTTAGCACATCCATGCTGATGAAAGGGTTCACTGCATGTGACCAGCCTGCATCTGGCTACCACCTGGCTTGTCTGGAGCTAAACCAGCCCTTGCTGCACTCCCCTGTGGCTTCATAGTTTCCCTGCCTGCTCATGAAGGTCAGGAGTGCTTCTCAAGTGAGCGTGGGTCTGACTCTGACCttctgggctggaggaggaagtgATGCCACGCAGCGCTGCACTGCTGGcatctgccaggcagctgggcaTGTCTAGTGCCCAGTGCCCTGTCACCTCACAGCAGAAGGTTTCGTTGCCATCCAGTctcagcaagctgctgcaggagcttcgTGTTGTGGCCACACTTTGAGCCACTTTCTCGTGGCCTCTGTTCCACACCACTCTAACTTAGAGGAttgaagcagtgctgagcttcaGCAGTTCCCTGGTTTCCAGGTGTGGCTGCAGGTGGTCGGGGCAGCAGCACGCCCCCGAGGCTGTTCTCCACGCAGGAGCGTTTCCTCTTCCCCAGTCGCAGGCCATGGCGGAGCAGGAGTTGCCGGGCGTGCTGGTGCTGGATGTGGGAGGAGCTCAGGGCGTGCTGGCGgagctggcagccctgctgcagaggcacttcCACCTGATCACCATGAAGGAGTTTCTCGCAAACAAGAgcgagctgagcaggaggatcCAGTCTGTGTTCGTGTTCGAGGGCAGGCCACGCATCgacagggagctgctccagagcctgccCAACCTGAGGGTGATTGGCAACTCTGGCGTCGGGGTGGATCACTTGGACCTGGCCTTGATCTCCGCCTTCGGGGTGAAGGTGACCAACACCCCACACGCCGTGGCGGACCCCACGGCAGACATGGGCATGGCCCTGATGCTGGCCTCTGCCAGGCGGCTGGTGGAAGGTAATGTCTGGAGTTCTGGGTCCTAGCTACTGCTGAAGACAGAGGGCATCCCAGTGCAGTGCCACCACCTCTCTTCACgttgggagctgcagggaggtctCTGGAGCAGTAATGGGCAAAGCCTTCCTCTGCGAAGAGCTTGTCTAGACAGCAGGTCAccgtgccagagcagcagcagcactggcacagctggcagtcTCCTTGGCAGACTGACTCTCAACTGTGCCACCGCTGTGGGTTGGTGTTCTTCAAAGCAGGTCCTCTTTCCACCTTGCCCCTTCCCTACCCAAGGCCTTCCAAGAGAAGGAAGGTGCCAGCAAGCCCCGTTGCAGGAGGTTGCCTCTGTCTTTGGGgagctcacagccttgctgccattGCTGCTGCACCCCTGACCATCAAAGAGCACCCCTGACCATCAAAGAGCACCTCTGATGGCTTCTCACTATTGCATCCTGCTGGACCTGTTCTGGGCATGAAGTTcgtgacagtgagggtggggagacactggcacagggaggctgtggatgccccctccctggaggtgttcaaggccaggctggatgaggcctgctgggctggtgggaggtgtctctgcccgtggcaggggggtgccTTCTGTATGgaagctggcagagctctgtcgccaagctgggagctgcagccctcacCCCCTCCAGCCGTGGGGCTCTCCTCTCTGCAGGAGGGAGGCGCTGAGCTTCCCCCAGCTGAACCACGTCAATGGCTGAGGGGTGCTGAGTGTCAGAGCAGCTGTTCTTGAGCTTCTCAGAGAATACCTCAGCCGTGGAAGGGGGGATTCCCGGGGGGCCAttcctgccagcacaggaggaggtgttgctggctgcagggagtggcACCTTCCAGGCCCTTCTgtcagctgctcagagctggttTGCTGCGATGATTAAAAACCTCTTGCCCCCAGCCAGGGGATTATGGCTGGTCTGTCCCCATGGAGCCTGTGTTTGCATGTAGGCTGCCAGATTGCAGTTTCTCCAGACACAAAGCACTTTGCTGTGGACTGGCTGGGAGTGGAAGTCACCAGAGCCACACTTGGCATCATCGGGATGGGCAGCATTGGGTACAAAGTGGCACAGAGAGCGAGAGCCTTCAGCATGAGGATCCTCTACCACAACCGGAACCGGAGGTCTGCATGGCATCAGTCAGGGGCAGTGGTGAGGGGCATGGCCTCTGACCCTAGGCTTgctgggcagctgtggcagtTAGCAGCAGGAGCACCAGCGTGCCGCCACCTCCTTGCCTGGGCTCCCGGCCGCTCCCCCGGGCAGCACCCTCTTGCACTCACTGCcctggatggcagcagcagcctggggcaagCCCTGTGTGACCCTTCTGAAGATGCCATCCAAGCAGACTGGGCCTTGGGCCCTCACTGTACCCCTGAGACTTGTCCTCAGGCTCCTGGCAGCATCCCTAGCACACCCAGTTGCCacctctctgctcagcccagcCAGCTGGGCAGCATCCCTGACAGGGCTCCTGGCTTCTCTTAGGTTTGTGGCTCCTTTTCCATCCCAAGTCCTAGCCCACAAGccaggagaggctctgcagggacTGGCACACAGGGGTCTGACTGGAGCCCAGCCTCTGATGCCCGATGGCACTCCAGTGCTTGGCTTTCACACCTGGGTCACTCCTGTCCCACCACTCCTCTGCTCAGgagctctccagcccttctcctACCTATTGCCCTTCTGGGTCTTCTCCTTGCCccacctctctgtgctgcctcagctctgctAGGGCTGGTGGTCCATAATGAGTTGGGAGAGGCTGTGCCAGATGGAGCTGTCCGCGGTTTTCCCCtcaggagaaaggaggaggaggaggcagttgGTGCCCACTACTGCGAGAggatggaggagctgctgcagcagtctgACTTTGTCATGTTGGTTGTGAACCTGACCCCCCAGACCCACAGACTGATtgggaggaaggagctggggctgatgAAGCCCACAGCCACGCTCATCAACATCAGCAGAGGTAGGTGGAGCTGCAGGCGCTGCTTGTGCTGCGGCTAAGTCTGTGCTTGCCCTGACAGCCTGCACCGTCCCCActgacagctctgccctgccggAGCACTCTCCACACGGGGACTCACCGTGGGCCAGATGTGTGTTCAGAAGTCCTGTGGGCTGAGGAGGGCTGAGCAGatgctctgctcccttcagcCTTGGCCTAAGGACAGCTTTTCTGAGAGGAAATACCAAAAGGTTCACCACCACCAGTGCATGAGGTGCAAGGACAACAGATGAGGACAGCTCTGGGATCCTCAGGTGGCTCAGAGCTGGTGGCAGTGAGCAAGCACAGGAAGGGATGCTGGCTCCGGTGAGCAGAGCGGAGACAGAAGGGTGGGAAGCTTCAGGAGATTAGATGATTTGATGCAGCAGTAGAGGGGAAGGCAGAAACTGTCCTGGGAAGAGCCTTAGCAGTGACAGTCCTCTAACAGGTGAACAGCCAAGCCCCTGCTCAGTGGCTGGTGGCAGCGCAGGCTGCTGTCTGAGCAGGTGGAGGTCCTGTCCTTTATGCcactaggctgcccagagcacccCTCACCGCAGCCAGGCTCCATCCCAATGCAGGTGCAGTCATTGACCAGGATGCTTtggtggaagctctccagaaccAGGTTatcagggctgcagctctggacGTCACCTACCCCGAGCCTCTGCCCAGGTAAGGAACTCTTCTTCCTACCCACCTGAGGTGTgttcagctctctgccagaggctGCTCCATATCCTGCTCTGCACGGGGAGCCTCTGGCTGCTCCGGGGCAGCTGCGCAGCCTGCGTCACAGCTGCGAATCAGGGACCAGCTCCTCACCTGTCCCCTGCCTGacagccctctgccagcctggctgagggcaaGGTGCTGGGGCCACAGGGGGGAGAAGAAATGGGCGAGCAAGCTTCtggcagccttctgctgctctaTGGCCCTTTGGCctcagcagcctgaggctggtttcagagctgcaggggaggcTCTCCCCGTGTCCGCGTTTGCTGTCTTGCAGAGACCACCCGCTGCTGAGGCTGAAGAACGTCATCATCACCCCCCACGCGGGCACGGCCACGCTGCAGGCCGCGCAGGCCATGGCCGCGGAAGCCGTGGCCAacatgctggctgctctccgCGGGCAGCCCATCCCGAGCCAGGTGCTCCCCGCGGGCCGCATCCCTCCTGCGGCGCCGCCGCTGAGCTGAGCCCTCCCCGAGCGCctgcgctgccgctgccgctgccgtgCAGCTGCGGGGCTCGGCCTCTGCTGGAACCCGCAGCTCGAGcaatgagctgctgctgtccctgcgcTTTGCACGGAGCCAGCGGCGCAGGTCTGCGCTCTTTGCACACCCTCCGCCCGCGGTTCCAGTGCGCCTCCGCCTGGTAACCACTGCCCGTGGCGGGTGGGTTCTGGTCGGCTCGGTGGTCTGCAGCGTCTTCTCCAGCCCTGACTGTCGTGCTGAGCAGGTTCGTGTAAGCCTCAGATACCCTGGGGATGACCTGAGCGTGAATTCCTTGCAGCACGCTGGCTGTATCCCCAAACACTTCAGCCATCAAGGCAATGTTCTGCCTTTGAATTAAAGCCCTGAAACCATCCGAGACGATTGCAGGCATCAGGCTTGGTAGTGAGAGCAAAGCTCTGATTCACCTTCTCCTTGGAAATTCGAAGGAAGTCCCAAGGACTGAGCTCCTGCACCTAGACAAAAACTGATGCTGCCTTCACTGGCCCTGAAGCAGAGGTAGATCCACCACTGACATCCAGGAGGACACAGACTAAGGCTAAATTAGCAGTCATGCTTAACGTGCTTCTCTGACCTTCCCTTCCCTGTGACCAAGAAACAAAGTCAGAGATGCAGTAAGGTCTTTGTCACCTCCGTGAAACCAGGAAGCCTTTAGAAcaatggagcagaggaggctgaggggagacctcactgctccctgcaacCCATCAAAGGAGGTCGGAGGCAGGTgaggcttgggctctgctccctaggctcacATGATAGAAGGAGAAGAACTGGCTTggcactgtgccaggggagggttaggttggagaggaggaaaaatttcaGTGctgaagagtggtcagggatgggcacaggctgcccagggaggtggtgaagtgcccacacctggaggtgttgaggaagcctgtggctgtggcacctggggccagggtttggtggccatggtggggttgggatctcagagggctttgccagccaAGCAGCTCCGTGGTTCTGTGAGCGTTCTGTAGctccctgcaggggctgggatgAAGGGATGGCACAGGCCAGCGGAGGGGCATTCAGCTGCAGAtgctgagctgccagggagacagcagcaggagcttccCAGACCTTCAGCACATGAAGGACTCTCTACAGCCCTGCCCGAGGCTCCTGCTGTGGGCTTAGGGGTGAAGGCAGAGActcttctgccttccaaagGGGTACAGGGAACACCCcacacagggctgggggcacttGGGAGTTCAGGTGGAACTacacagagcagagtgaaaACGCCCAAAAGGCACAGGTCCGtagccagcccctgcccaatCCTCCACTCTGGGCCTGCCACAGAACCTCATTAAGCCAAAGCTTTCCATAAGCTCCCCCCCAGACCCATGGGTCAGGCTCAAATGGCCCCCATAGTGTTCTCCCCCACACCAAACCCGAGTGAAGGTGCAGCTGAAACGCAGCTTGGCAGCTGCAGGCCacagctggcagaaagggaaggGCGGGGGGAGGCGGCGGgtgggctctgcagagagctgcagcgcTGGGGGCGAGGGCTCAAAGCAGCACcttctgctgcccagctcccGCGGGGGGGCAGGAGTGGCTGCGAACGGCTGCGGGGGGCGCAAGAGAAAAGCTGCCGGCTCCAGGAGCCGCTGGGAGCCCCCAGCCAGAGGCTCCCGCACGGCTCCCGTCTCTTCCCTTGAGGGCAGAAAGTGTTTGCTTTGCCTGGGAACCTGCCCGTGTCTTCAGGTGTCCTCCCACGCTGGCGGCGGCAAATTCTGCCCCGAAGCCTTTGAAGATTAACTTGGAAGCTCAAAGTTcgccctggggctgtgccgtTGGCTGTCCCAGAGCAGCGCTCTgaccacctgcagctgccactcGCAGtctgagggcagaggaggaggctgaaggcgcTGGTGGAGGAAGCTGGTGGCAGTGAGGAAACCCTGCAGGCCAGGAGGGACAGAGCTGGTGCGGCTGGCTGAGCCGAGCCCCTccgtgtgctgctgctctgtcccgAGGTGTGGTTTGccggctgctgccctggcacggCGGGGGGCAGTGACTCTGCGGCACAGAGGCTGGCAGTGACTGCATGTCTCTTTTCCCTGCAGATGGCAGCGGGAGGAGAGCTGCCAGGGCTTCTGGTCAGTGAAATCGGTGGTTCCCGTGGGATCCTGCTTGCCCATGTGGCCCTCCTGAAGAAGCATTTCTGCCTTATCACCATGAAGGAGCTTCTTGAGGATAAGGAGCATGTGAGTGGGAAGGTCCAGGCAATCTATCTGTGGTGGCACAGGCCCGTGGTTGACCGGGAGCTCCTCCAGAGCCTGCCAAATCTGAGAGTGATTGCCAACTCCGGGGTGGGCATGGACCACCTGGACCTGAGCCTCGTGGCCAGCTTTGGTATCAGGATGGCAAATGCTCCCCGCTCTGTGGCAAACAGCACAGCTGACGCTGgcatggctctgctgctggcatctgcCAGGAGACTTGTAGAAGGTAACATCTCCATTCTCTTGTGGCTTCCAAAAGGTCTGCAGGATCTAACCTTCCTTCTTCTAGAGTGTCTGTAGGGCTTGCAGCTCCAGGTGAAGGAAGCAGTTGGTGTCCTGTGTGCCAGAGGTACAACTGCATTCCTGCACCACACACAGCCCTCCCCGGCCTGGACTGCAGCCAGGTGCAGGCAAAACCAGAGTTCAGCTTGCAGAGGTCACCACCAGGGCTGGAAGTCCCTGGGCAGGGTCTCATCATACTCAGTTCAGACACAGCTCTTTGCTCTGTGGACCGAGCAGCCCTGGAAGCTGGGATGTGGGGGTTCAGGTAGGTGTGGGGGTTCAGGTAGTTGTGACTGCAGACTTGGCTGAGCAGGTTTGGAGGAACaccaggctgagctgtgccactgcCTGTGAAACCCTCacacctctgctttctgcacCAGCACCTTCACTGCCTGGCTCTCAGCTGAGACATGATGTGCTGCCTGatgtggcagggctgggcaccaaCGTGGGGGATAGCAAAGAGCAGGTGatggctgcagccacaggctgGCAGGAGACGTAGTGCAtgggaggcagccacagagcagagaaaggGTCTGTGTTCTTCTTGCAGGCTGCCACCTTGCAGTGTCCCCAGGTGTGGAGTTCTCTGAAGCTGATATCCTGGGAGTTCAGGTCACTGGAGCTACCCTGGGCATCATTGGCATGGGCAGCATTGGCCACAAGATTGCCCTCAGAGCCAGGGGCTTTGAAATGAACATTCTGTACCACAACAGGACACGGAGGTAAAGTCCTTTGGGGCAGCCTGGGGTTTGTGTGCAAGGCATGATGTCGGGGAGATGGCAAGAAAGGAAGGCAGAGGGCCAAGATGGAGgccaagggggggaaaggaggagtaGTTCACAAAGGTCTGGGAAAGAACCACCTGGTGCTCAAACACTTGGAGACTTAGCCTGGGCTTTAGATCAGGAGTTCCAAAGTTTCCTGGAGCTGTGAATGGAAaaaggagcagcctgggctgtgggcaggtgtcctgcccgtggcagaggttGGGAAGCGATtatctccaaggtcccttccaacccaagccattccatgattctgtgatctccaaggtcccttccaacctaagccattccatgaatctacgatctccagggtcccttccagtgcaAGCCTCTTTTGTTGTCTGTAGTTTCGGAAGGGGGTGCTCCAAAGCCATTCtcttgcagcaggagcagggcagtgtccCCTCCATGCCCTGtcactgctctctggcagcTGGGCTTACAGAAATCACAGCTGTTGGTTTTCATTGTGAGAAGTTCCAACTCCAAGCTTGTCTCTGTGTTTTGTGCTGAGCAGTTTGTGTGGTGGAAGTCCTGGGGCAGCCAGGAGTCTGTCcaagagctgccctgctggtTCCACCCATCAGAAAAGGACAGGTTCAGTGGAGTTAGGAATACCACTGCTGTGCTCAGAGGCCACACGGATGAGTTCTGCTGACCTCCACCCCCTGGCGTGGGGCTGGAAGTCTTCCAGAAGGTCCTAAAGAGTCAGCTGCGAATGAATTCTTTGCCACCTGCTTGCCGTGTGAATGCCAGAACCAGCTCCTTCAGCGTGCACACCTGGCGCTGAGGGCAGCGTTCCGTGAGCCCTGTCTCGCAGCTGCACCTTTTGTTTGCccgccaggagccagcaggaggAGCAAGCTGTGGGTGCCACTTACTGTGAGGAGATGGACagcttgctgcagcaggcagacttcgtggtggtggtggtgagccTGACCCCTCAGACTCACAGACTGATTGGgaagagagagctggagctgatgaAGCCCACGGCCACGCTCATCAACATCAGCCGAGGTACCAGCTACAGCTGTGGGCTGCTGTGACGGgc includes:
- the LOC135184977 gene encoding glyoxylate/hydroxypyruvate reductase B-like isoform X2, with translation MAEQELPGVLVLDVGGAQGVLAELAALLQRHFHLITMKEFLANKSELSRRIQSVFVFEGRPRIDRELLQSLPNLRVIGNSGVGVDHLDLALISAFGVKVTNTPHAVADPTADMGMALMLASARRLVEGCQIAVSPDTKHFAVDWLGVEVTRATLGIIGMGSIGYKVAQRARAFSMRILYHNRNRRRKEEEEAVGAHYCERMEELLQQSDFVMLVVNLTPQTHRLIGRKELGLMKPTATLINISRGAVIDQDALVEALQNQVIRAAALDVTYPEPLPRDHPLLRLKNVIITPHAGTATLQAAQAMAAEAVANMLAALRGQPIPSQVLPAGRIPPAAPPLS
- the LOC135184978 gene encoding probable 2-ketogluconate reductase; amino-acid sequence: MAAGGELPGLLVSEIGGSRGILLAHVALLKKHFCLITMKELLEDKEHVSGKVQAIYLWWHRPVVDRELLQSLPNLRVIANSGVGMDHLDLSLVASFGIRMANAPRSVANSTADAGMALLLASARRLVEGCHLAVSPGVEFSEADILGVQVTGATLGIIGMGSIGHKIALRARGFEMNILYHNRTRRSQQEEQAVGATYCEEMDSLLQQADFVVVVVSLTPQTHRLIGKRELELMKPTATLINISRGAVLDQEALVTALQSGIIRAAALDVTFPEPLPRDHPLLRLKNVIVTPHLGIKTDKTTLMITEEAVQNILAALRGLPMPSEVFPS
- the LOC135184977 gene encoding glyoxylate/hydroxypyruvate reductase B-like isoform X1, translating into MFRSKAFRLLKPLVPCQCIHPAVASRGRCCHRGVDCRQRYQSPVTAARRSSQAMAEQELPGVLVLDVGGAQGVLAELAALLQRHFHLITMKEFLANKSELSRRIQSVFVFEGRPRIDRELLQSLPNLRVIGNSGVGVDHLDLALISAFGVKVTNTPHAVADPTADMGMALMLASARRLVEGCQIAVSPDTKHFAVDWLGVEVTRATLGIIGMGSIGYKVAQRARAFSMRILYHNRNRRRKEEEEAVGAHYCERMEELLQQSDFVMLVVNLTPQTHRLIGRKELGLMKPTATLINISRGAVIDQDALVEALQNQVIRAAALDVTYPEPLPRDHPLLRLKNVIITPHAGTATLQAAQAMAAEAVANMLAALRGQPIPSQVLPAGRIPPAAPPLS